Within the Musa acuminata AAA Group cultivar baxijiao chromosome BXJ2-9, Cavendish_Baxijiao_AAA, whole genome shotgun sequence genome, the region CTTGGAATTCCTGAAATGACACGAGTCGGGGCATTGCCCGCGTAACAGTATAGTTTCTATAAGATGATCATAGGTGATTACAAAAGAGCATTCGTGATTTCTGTTGATGTTGATGTGTTAACAATATTATTTGTTTTGCATTTTATATAGCATATGAACACATTTTAGAAGTCGAATAATCCCTTTACgagataaaaagataataaaatatacATAGACGAGATGGataagataaataaatatattttaatttgacgAGAGATATATGCTAAACTTAAATAGAGAggaattaatataaattttagttAATTGGGAGGGATTTATATGGACTGATTTCCATAAAATAATGATAGGACCAGTAAACAACTATCTATAGGTAATTCGAGCAATTTATAAGGGTTTATTCGATAATACTGACTAGAATAAGGGTATAAATGAAATATAGTTTCTTTTAAGGAACTCATACAAAAATATCTATATAAGTAGGGGTTTATATGAAAGAAAGTCCGCAATTAAAGGGACTTGTGGTGGTCGCGGGGAAGTGGGAAGAGGCGTCGCCATGGAGGCCTACAAGCTCTGGGTGAGGAAGAACAGAGAGTTCGTCCAGTTCCTCGAATCATTGTCCAATGTAAGAACCCTCTCGTTGACCCTTTACTTTCACCTCATCTGGTGTCAAAAGTGATCTTTCTCTCCTTCCGTTTTTGGCTAAATCGAGTACGAATTTTGCTGCCCTTAGGGCATAACGTGGGTTCTCCCGGAGCGCTTCTCCAATTCAGAGATCGGTCCTGAAGCAGGTGCTGTGAAATTTTGGTAACATATTCCTCGTCTTTTAACTTTATGATGTCTATGAGAACTGATACCATACTTTGTTTTTTTTACTTCTGCTGCTCGCTGAAGTGTTTATTTTTGGGGTTTCCCTTGTTGCGAGGGAGAGATTTTTTTTCCGGTTGATAAGCTAGTGATCAACAGAAGAGAGCGCTTAAGTCTCGGACTTGTTAACAGTTGAATATCGAAGCTAAATTATGATAGAAGTCCCATTTTTGGATAATCATGCTAATGGATTGGTATTTCCTTCACAGTGTACGCTTTTTTGGGCATACTCAGTACCGTGAACCAGCACATAATCGATACAGCCCCGACGAAGACACCGCCTCGTGGATTGGGAGAGTCGACGTTTCCATGGTCCTTATGCCTGTCCATAATCAAAGATTCGGAGACTGTGGTAGAGGTTGCAACCCAGCAGTTTGCTGGTGAAGGGCGCAAGTGGAATTACCTGGCCGTCACAGAGGCGGTGAAGTAAGATCGTAGCGGCATATGTTTATCTTTTTTGGGATTTGGTGCTTACATTTGCTTCTTTGGGCTCTGACTTGCCTTGGTGTAGTACAGGGCATTCGTGAGGTTAGCTGCTTTTCGTGATAGCGGATACAAGATGCTCTTACAAGGTGGGGAAACAGTGAACGTGGATGAAAGGCAAGCTGCTCCAGAAGTCTATAATGGAGGGATCGGGGATGCCAGAGAGCCTGGTGGATGTAACGGGCCTGGTTGTATCCATGATTATCATGGCTCAATACCTAAGAGTCTAGAAGGAAGAGCCATTTCTGCATTGAGCCGGTTTGGTGAGAATGCAAAAATGGTGTCGGATCCAATGAGGTCAAAAAAGCTTTGCAAGAGTTCAAAGGCCTCtggtatattttttttatgtgattATCATGGTCATGCAAGCAATGctgttggcttttgatatttagtaaCTCTTTCTAACACAATTTATGTGTAATATGGAGTTATGATGTGGTCCTTCTTCTTGCCGCTCTTTCAGTTGGGAAGCCCACACTTTATAACCTGTGGTTACAGAAGGGGCTTTCCAGTCGGTTATTTGTGACAGGGGAGGTGCTTTTTGTTCTGAGACCTCTCATATATGTACTATTTATAAGAAAATATGGTATTCAATCTTGGAAACCATGGTTGATTTCACTGGCCATGGACCTAGCTGGAATGAGCTTTCTTTCATATTCTACAACTCGGTGCCCTAGAAGTGATGATAAATATTATCAACTCACTACATCTGAGAAATATGAGGTAAATGTGGCTTAGATAAATTTGGTTTttcatttattaaaattatttttttattaattttgtttgTTACTTTGGTATAAAGGATCATATGTTATTGGAATTAAACCGCTGTGATTGTTTTTGTTTACTGGCATCAATTGTGCCATATAGCTGAAAAGGCGAAAGCTGTTGTGGGCACTTTACATCATGAGGGATCCATTCTTTACCAAGTATACAAAGTAAGCTAATGATACACTTGCTTTCAGGCTTTTGATCAGTTTTCTATACCGTTATTGCCTTGTCTAGGTTTGCCGCTTACATCTTCTCTCTCCAGGCACCGTCTTGAGAAGACTGATGGATACTTAAGCCGAGTTCCTCTAATTGGGTTCCTCACAGGTTTGAGTTTCTTCATTCTAGCTCCATGTCAATGTTTTTATCCTCAACAAGCTACTAGTATTATCCTTGTTTAAATTTTTATGCAGATAAATTTGTAGAGCTTGTCGTTGGAGTTCAAACACGTTATACTTATATATCAGGTTCATGAGGAGGAAAATCCTGACATCCGAGGTCTGTCCTACTGAGATAATTTTGATAGGTTGATTCGCTTGCTATTCTGGTACATGAAACATGCTTCTTGAACACCTTGGTAAAGGAAGTTTGCTATTTTGGTTAAACAACACATTCATTTACATCTTGCAGATTACACCAATGCACATGGTGCACTTGGCATTTGAGATGCTTAGGCTAACTACATATGGTCTTTGGAAAAATCTCTGTTTCCAGACCACAAATTTTGTATGTAGACTATGGTGGCTTATATGCTGATCAAGTGTGGGTTTAGAAAGTACCTTGAATAAGAAGAAGCTGTTCGGTCCAGATTACCTTAGAAAGATGCATGGCGCAAATGTCCATCTGTTGAAAATTTTCTGTTATGTTAATTTTGTTTGGCACAGCAACTGTAACTTTAATACTATAGAGACATTTGTTATGTGCCCTTCTTTGCCACATGCAATATCACCTAAAAAGGCAATTTTCATCCTTGGTAGTAATAGCCACAAGTTATTGGAGAAgttaaaattttcatatattatAGATCTTAACCATTTAAGTTTGGCAATCTTGGCAGTGATCTCATATCAAAGTTCCATAATGTTGCAATTTTGTTAAAGGAATTTTCTATAACATAGAGAATTATGTaagcattaattttttttactagtATACATATCTATTGCGAAAAGGATTGTTTGAGTAAGCTACTTTGGCATGTAATACTTGGCTATGTACATATTATAGAAAAATATGGATATAGATTCTTTTAAGTTTttatgggctaattacatattaccttctATACTTAGACTTTATGAGCATCGTGGTTTCTAtacttataaaatttatattgggaTCCTTGTAATTctgaaaataaaacaaataacCTCATTTGCCCAAACGTCGTCAGCTGCATTAATGGAAAACACAACACGTGACATCATATGTTGGATCGATATGAAAGTGatggacaaaaaaataatttcaatatttCTTTCGATTTCAACGATTTTATTGACACAAAGGTAATTTCAACATATAGTTAAAAACGAAAGAGAtactaaaattatctttttgcctatTATTTTTATGTCGATCCAGCACATGATGTCACATGTTGTGTTTTCCATCAATGCAGCTGATGACGTTAGAACAAATGAGGTTATTTATTTCACTTTCAGAATTCTAGGGAtctc harbors:
- the LOC103996622 gene encoding peroxisome biogenesis protein 16, translating into MEAYKLWVRKNREFVQFLESLSNGITWVLPERFSNSEIGPEAVYAFLGILSTVNQHIIDTAPTKTPPRGLGESTFPWSLCLSIIKDSETVVEVATQQFAGEGRKWNYLAVTEAVKAFVRLAAFRDSGYKMLLQGGETVNVDERQAAPEVYNGGIGDAREPGGCNGPGCIHDYHGSIPKSLEGRAISALSRFGENAKMVSDPMRSKKLCKSSKASVGKPTLYNLWLQKGLSSRLFVTGEVLFVLRPLIYVLFIRKYGIQSWKPWLISLAMDLAGMSFLSYSTTRCPRSDDKYYQLTTSEKYELKRRKLLWALYIMRDPFFTKYTKHRLEKTDGYLSRVPLIGFLTDKFVELVVGVQTRYTYISGS